A genomic region of Conger conger unplaced genomic scaffold, fConCon1.1 SCAFFOLD_37, whole genome shotgun sequence contains the following coding sequences:
- the LOC133120473 gene encoding tripartite motif-containing protein 16-like: MSGLGGSTEVLLGFSTHVAQHAGAGAPQLTLLVEHGGENRIKPGPRKYGCRLTLDPNTAHRKLSLSEGNRKVTHTPGREEPYPDHPERFESEPQVLCRESVCERCYWEAECSVPERGGVSIAVTYKGISRKGGAEDCEFGWNKNSWSLRCYKHSYSVWHNNNSTPLPARPSSYHRAGVCDDGAGAGVCVYRVGVCVDRPAGTLSFYSVSDSDTLTLLHTLHTHFTQHSPLCAGFRVWWGGGSVSLCQLE; encoded by the exons atgtcagggctggggggaagcaCAGAG GTCCTTctggggttctccacccacgtggcgcaacatgcaggagcaggggcccCACAAC tcacactgct tgtggaacatggaggagagaacaggatcAAACCAGGACCCAGGAAAT ACGGCTGTCGGCTCACACTGGATCCAAACACAGCGCACAGaaagctgtctctgtctgaggggaacaggaaggtgacacacacaccggggagagaggagccatatcctgatcatccagagagatttgagtcTGAGCCCCAGgttctgtgcagagagagtgtgtgtgagcgctgttactgggaggctgagtgcagtgtgcctgagaggggaggggtttctatagcagtgacatataaaggaatcagcaggaaaggaggggCTGAGGACTGTGAGTTTGGATGGAATAAAAACTCCTGGAGTCTGAGGTGCTATAAACACAGTTACTCTGTCTGGCACAATAATAACTCCACACCCCTACCTGCCCGCCCCTCCTCCTaccacagagcaggagtgtgtgatgatggtgctggtgcaggagtgtgtgtgtacagggtaggagtgtgtgtggaccgtccggctggcactctgtccttctacagcgtctctgactctgacacactgaccctcctgcacacactccacacacacttcactcaacactcacccctctgtgctgggtttagagtgtggtggggggggggctcagtgtccctctgccaactggagtag